The following nucleotide sequence is from Oncorhynchus clarkii lewisi isolate Uvic-CL-2024 chromosome 6, UVic_Ocla_1.0, whole genome shotgun sequence.
tactaacagtgcagtatgacatgtatctgtcaatactaacagtacagtatgacatgtatctgtcaatactaacagtacaatatgacatgtatctgttaatactaacaatacagtatgacatgtatctgttaatactaacagtacaatatgacatgtatctgtcaatactaacagtacagtatgacatgtatctgttaatactaacagtatgacatgtatctgtcaatactaacagtacagtatgacatgtatctgtcaatactaacagtacaatatgacatgtatctgttaatactaacagtatgacatgtatctgttaatactaacagtacagtatgacatgtatctgtcaatactaacagtatgacatgtatctgtcaatactaacagtacagtatgacatgtatctgtcaatactaacagtacagtatgacatgtatctgttaatactaacagtacagtatgacatgtatctgtcaatactaacagtacagtatgacatgtatctgttaatactaacagtacagtatgacatgtatctgtcaatactaacagtacagtatgacatgtatctgtcaatactaacagtatgacatgtatctgttaatactaacagtatgacatgtatctgttaatactaacagtacagtatgacatgtatctgttaatactaacagtacagtatgacatgtatctgttaatactaacagtatgacatgtatctgttaatactaacagtacaatatgacatgtatctgtcaatactaacagtacagtatgacatgtatctgttaatactaacagtatgacatgtatctgtcaatactaacagtacagtatgacatgtatctgtcaatactaacagtacaatatgacatgtatctgttaatactaacagtatgacatgtatctgttaatactaacagtacagtatgacatgtatctgttaatactaacagtatgacatgtatctgttaatactaatagtgcagtatgacatgtatctgtcaatactaacagtatgacatgtatctgtcaatactaacagtacagtatgacatgtatctgtaaCAGTATACATGTATCTGTcaatactaacagtatgacatgtatctgtcaatactaacagtacagtatgacatgtatctgtcaatactaacagtacagtatgacatgtatctgttaatactaacagtacagtatgacatgtatctgtcaatactaacagtacagtatgacatgtatctgtcaatactaacagtacagtatgacatgtatctgttaatactaacagtacagtatgacatgtatctgtcaatactaacagtacagtatgacatgtatctgttaatactaacagtatgacatgtatctgttaatactaacagtacagtatgacatgtatctgttaatactaatagtatgacatgtatctgtcaatactaacagtatgacatgtatctgttaatactaacagtacagtatgacatgtatctgttaatactaatagtatgacatgtatctgtcaatactaacagtatgacatgtatctgttaatactaacagtgcagtatgacatgtatctgttaatactaacagtatgacatgtatctgttaatactaaTAGTACAGTATGACATGGATATAAATCATAAAAAGAGGGTGTGAATTGAATGCACTTGTTTGTGTTAGAGGAGGTACCTCTGATggacagactgggtgaggaagggaagggtttgtgttagaggaggtacctctgatggacagactgggtgaggaagggaagggtttgtgttagaggaggtacctctgatggacagactgggtgagaaagatgagtgtttgtgttagaggaggtacctctgatggacagactgggtgaggaagggaagggtttgtgttagaggaggtacctctgatggacagactgggtgaggaagatgagtgtttgtgttagaggaggtacctctgatggacagactgggtgaggaagggaagggtttgtgttagaggaggtacctctgatggacagactgggtgagaaagatgagtgtttgtgttagaggaggtacctctgatggacagactgggtgagaaagatgagtgtttgtgttagaggaggtacctctgatggacagactgggtgaggaagggaagggtttgtgttagaggaggtacctctgatggacagactgggtgaggaagatgagtgtttgtgttagaggaggtacctctgatggacagactgggtgaggaagggaagggtttgtgttagaggaggtacctctgatggatagactgggtgaggaagatgagtgtttgtgttagaggaggtacctctgatggacagactgggtgaggaagatgagtgtttgtgttagaggaggtacctctgatggacagactgggtgagaaagatgagtgtttgtgttagaggaggtacctctgatggacagactgggtgaggaagggaagggtttgtgttagaggaggtacctctgatggacagactgggtgaggaagatgagtgtttgtgttagaggaggtacctctgatggacagactgggtgaggaagggaagggtttgtgttagaggaggtacctctgatggacagactgggtgaggaagatgagtgtttgtgttagaggaggtacctctgatggacagactgggtgaggaagatgagtgtttgtgttagaggaggtacctctgatggacagactgggtgaggaagggaagggtttgtgttagaggaggtacctctgatggacagactgggtgagaaagatgagtgtttgtgttagaggaggtacctctgatggacagactgggtgaggaagatgagtgtttgtgttagaggaggtacctctgatggacagactgggtgaggaagagaagtgtttgtgttagaggaggtacctctgatggacagactgggtgagaaagatgagtgtttgtgttagaggaggtacctctgatggacagactgggtgaggaagatgagtgtttgtgttagaggaggtacctctgatggacagactgggtgagaaagatgagtgtttgtgttagaggaggtacctctgaaggacagactgggtgaggaaaATTAGTGTTTGTGTTAGAGGAGGTACCTCTGAAGGACTGGGTGAGGAAGATAAGTGTCTGTTAGAGGAGGTACATCCACAGGAAAAtagaagaggaggatgtggttGGTTGTTTAtcagtggaggagagaagagaggtgagagaggagagaagagaggagaggacagaggcgagaggagagaagagaggtgtgagaggagagaagagaggagaggagagagaggacagaggtgtgaggtggggagagaagagagagaggacagaggggtgaggtgaggagagaagagagagaggacagaggtgtgaggtgaggagagaagagagagaggacagaggtgtgaggtgaggagagaagagagagagaggtgtgaggagaggagaggtgtgaaaAGGCAACCAGCAGTGAGACTGGAGAGATCGTGAGGTGTGTCTTTCTATCCGTTAGTTATTTTTCCTCTTCCTGGAGCGCATTCGTCTCCTCCTCTGGCGAAACAGGTGGCGGAAGTTGATGAACAGACCTGGGAAGAAAAAAACTACTTTTTATCATTTAAAATGTTTGTTAAGTGCAAACTCCATCCACTTGGCCAGAAAGACAAGTCCAAGCAAAGATAATGTAAGAAAACAAATCGTATTTTGACCCAAAGTGTATGTTTCTCCCTTAGAGACATTAACAGATCCTGAAACATGACAGATAGATACAGCTGGAGGGTGGAGGGTCAGAgaaagggtcagagagagggtcagagagagggttagggtagagggttagagagagggtcagagagagggttagagagagggtcagagagagggtcagagagagggttagggtagagggttagagagagggtcagagagagggttagagagagggtcagagagagggtcagagagagggtcagagagagggttagggtagagggttagagagagggtcagagagagggtcagagagagggttagagagagggttagagagagggtcagagagagggtcagagagagggttagggtagagggttagagagagggtcagagagagggtcagagagagggttagggtagagggttagagagagggttagagtagagggttagggtagagggttagagagagggtcagagagagggttagggttaagggttagggtagagTGTTAGgatggagggttagggtggagggttagggtgtagggttagggtgtagggtcaGAGAGTGGTACTAACTGACCGAGGAACATGAGGGCCAGGTAGAtcttcagagtgaaggaaaagctgaaGGACGAGCCCAGGACCGTAGGTAGAGGGATGCTGTACAGACGGGTCTCATCGAAGATAGGCAGGGACTGGATCACAGCGATAGCTAAGAGgaaacagacaggacagacaggaatACACAGCAACACTCGGATATCTTGGTAATAAACTAAGTAATATCTTGTTTGACTACAAACATCCTACCACTATTATTTACATACAATTTACATAATAAGTGAATATTGCAGGCATAGAGCTCTCTGAGGAGTATGTGTAtgatgtgtatggtgtgtgtgtgtgtgtgtgtatggtgtgtgtgtgtgcgtgcgggtgcgtgtgtgtgtgtgtgacaggcccACTGACCCTCTGCTAGCACCCCCAGAGGGTAGAGGGGCATCCAGATGGAGTATCTGAGCCAGGTCAGCAGCTTCCAGTCTGTGTCGATGCAGGCCAGCATGTAGAATGGATACCTGGGACAGACGACAAAACAACAGGTTTATTTAGCATCATTCACAAGCAGTGAGCAATACAATGCAGGTCAACATGTAGAATGGATACCTGGGACAGACAACAAAACAGCAATACAATGCAGGTCAACATGTAGAATGGATACCTGGGACAGACAACAAAACAGCAATACAATGCAGGTCAACATGTAGAATGGATACCTGGGACAGACAACAAAACAGCAATACAATGCAGGTCAACATGTAGAATGGATACCTGGGACAGACAACAAAACAGCAATACAATGCAGGTCAACATGTAGAATGGATACCTGGGACAGACAACAAAACAGCAATACAATGCAGGTCAACATGTAGAATGGATACCTGGGACAGACAACAAAACAGCAATACAATGCAGGTCAACATGTAGAATGGATACCTGGGACAGACAACAAAACAGCAATACAATGCAGGTCAACATGTAGAATGGATACCTGGGACAGACAACAAAACAGCAATACAATGCAGGTCAACATGTAGAATGGATACCTGGGACAGACAACAAAACAGCAATACAATGCAGGTCAACATGTAGAACAGGCAAATAACAACAGTAACAGCACTAGTGAGACGGCTGCAATACAGTGCAGGCCAACGTGTAAAACGGGTACCTGCGAAATGCTTACAACTAGCCTCACTAGCTGGTCCATTCATGGTTACAACTAGCCTCACTAGCTGGTCCATTCATGGTTACAACTAGCCTCACTAGCTGGTAATGTAATGTCCATTCATGGTTACAACTAGCCTCACTAGCTGGTAATATAATGTCCATTCATGGTTACAACTAGCCTCACTAGCTGGTCCATtcatggttacaactagtctcacTAGCTGGTCCATTCATGGTTACAACTAGCCTCACTAGCTGGTAATATAATGTCCATTCATGGTTACAACTAGCCTCACTAGCTGGTCCATTCATGGTTACAACTAGCCTCACTAGCTGGTCCATtcatggttacaactagtctcactagctggtccattcatggttacaactagcctcactagctggtccattcatggttacaactagcctcactagctggtccattcatggttacaactagtctcacTAGCTGGTCCATTCATGGTTACAACTAGCCTCACTAGCTGGTAATATAATGTCCATTCATGGTTACAACTAGCCTCACTAGCTGGTCCATTCATGGTTACAACTAGCCTCACTAGCTGGTCCATTCATGGTTACAACTAGCCTCACTAGCTGGTCCATtcatggttacaactagtctcactagctggtccattcatggttacaactagtctcacTAGCTGGTCCATTCATGGTTACAACTAGCCTCACTAGCTGGTCCATTCATGGTTACAACTAGCCTCACTAGCTGGTCCATTCATGGTTACAACTAGCCTCACTAGCTGGTCCATTCATGGTTACAACTAGCCTCACTAGCTGGTAATATAATGTCCATTCATGGTTACAACTAGCCTCACTAGCTGGTCCATTCATGGTTACATCTAGCCTCACTAGCTGGTCCATTCATGGTTACATCTAGCCTCACTAGCTGGTCCATtcatggttacaactagtctcacTAGCTGGTCCATTCATGGTTACAACTAGCCTCACTAGCTGGTCCATTCATGGTTACAACTAGCCTCACTAGCTGGTAATATAATGTCCATTCATGGTTACAACTAGCCTCACTAGCTGGTCCATTCATGGTTACAACTAGCCTCACTAGCTGGTCCATTCATGGTTACAACTAGCCTCACTAGCTGGTCCATTCATGGTTACAACTAGCCTCACTAACTGGTAATATAATGTCCATtcatggttacaactagtctcacTAGCTGGTCCATTCATGGTTACAACTAGCCTCACTAGCTGGTAATATAATGTCCATtcatggttacaactagtctcactagctggtccattcatggttacaactagcctcactagctagtatttgtcacatgtggtagatatgtagatataggtaggggtaaagtgactaggcaacaggagagataataaacagtaacaccagagtatgtgatgagtcaaaaacgttagtgcaaaaagggtcaatgcagatatttaaatagttaaccaatagctacccaggctaactatttaacagtcttaagctgttcagggtcctgttggttccagacttgcatCGGTAACGCTTGCCATGCCGTagcacagagaacagtctatCATTTGTATGGCTTGAggctttgacaatgtttagggccttcctctgacaccgcctggtaccttcctctgacatcacctggtaccttcctctgacaccgcctggtatagaggtcctggatggcagggagctcagccccagtgatgtactgggccatacccactaccctctgtagtgctttgcggtcggaggccgagcagttgccataccaacctGTGATGCAGACAGTCAAGAtactgcagctgtagaacattttgaggatctgagggcccatgacaaatatttacatcctcctgagggggaagagacgtcgtcatgccttcttcacgactgtgttgatgGGTCTGGACTACGtcaattccttagtgatgtggacgccgaggaacttgaagctctcaacctgctccactacagcccagtcgtgGATGGGGGCATGCCTCGGTCGTGggttttctgtagtccacaatctactcctttgtcttgttgacgttaagggaaaggttgttgtccttgcaccacactgccaggtcactgacctcgtTCCTATAGGCTGTCCCATCGTCATTGTTGATCAGGACAACCACCGTCGTGttgtcagcaaacgtaatgacggtgttggagtcgtgcgcggccacgcagttgtgggtgaacaggaggggactaagcatgcacccctgagaggcccccgtgttgagggtcagcgttgcttaccctcatcacctgggggggcagcccgtcaggaagtccaggatcaagttgcagagggaagtgttcagtcccaggatcctgagtttattgatgagcttggaaggcactatggtgttgaacgctgagctgcagtcaaggaacaacattctcacataggtgttcctcttgtccaggtgggagagggcagtgtggagtgcgattgagattgtgtcatctgtggatatgttggggcggtatgtgaattggagtgggtctaggaggcAATAAAGGCAGTAAAGTAGTAGGGAGaaaaaaaatgtcagtgaaggtcAGACCTCGTCGGAGGtcgtagtgggatttcttataagcgtccggattactGTCCTGTTCCTTGAAACCGGCAGCCTTTAAGTGCGGATGTTGCATGtaacccatggcttctggttggggtatgcatgtacgtatttatgtatgtatggtcATTGTGAGGATGACGTCGTCGATGCGTAAACTCCTCGATGTGATCGGTTGAATCACGGGAACATgtttcagtctgtgctagcgaaacagtcctgtagatgtGATCGGTTGAATCGCGGGAACATgtttcagtctgtgctagcgaaacagtcctgtagatgtGATCGGTTGAATCGCGGGAACATAtaccagtctgtgctagcgaaacagtcctgtagatgtGATCGGTTGAATCGCGGGAACATgtttcagtctgtgctagcgaaacagtcctgtagatgtTTGTTGTTCGGATATCATGGTGCCGAGTACCCAGAGTACaagtactcttataatctccacctggcacagccagaagaggactggccacccctcagagcctggttcctctctaggtttctaatctccacccagcacagccagaagaggactggccacccctcggagcctggttcctctctaggtttctaatctccacccggcacagccagaagaggactggccacccctaagagcctggttcctctctaggtttctaatctccacccggcacagccagaagaggactggccacccctcagagcctggttcctctctaggtttctaatctccacccggcacagccagaagaggactggccacccctcggagcctggttcctctctaggtttctaatctccacccggcacagccggaagaggactggccacccctcagagcctggttcctctctaggtttctaatctccacccaacacagccagaagaggactggccacccctcggagcctggttccgctctaggtttctaatctctacccggtacagccagaagaggactggccacccctcggagcctggttcctctctaggtttctaatctctacccggcacagccagaagaggactggccacccctcggagcctggttcctctctaggtttcctcttaggttcctgcctttccagagagtttttcctagccaccgtgcttctacacctgcattgcttgctgtttgggggttttaggctggatttctgtacagcactttgtgacatcgtctgatgtaagaagggctttataaatacatttgattgattgatgacaaTTCCCTTACACCATTTTTCTTACACCGAACCACTCTTTAGGATACTTCGATCGCAGGTGAGGAGACTAAAGTTGAGGTTATAGAAAAAGAGTTAAGGAAAACCCATGAAAACAACGTAAACCATTTACCCTGGCCGtttcagtctccagatctcaacccaattcaaCACCTCTGGGAGATTCTGTTGCAGAGCCTGACATGGTGCACcgccatcaacaaaacaccacatTCTTCTGGTGGAAGAatgatgtcacatccctccaatagagttccagacacctgTAGAATCTATGAGGAGGTGTATTGAAGCAACTTTATGtcgtgtttcctttattttggccgTTATCTGGATGTGAGCTGTATTGAGGTAGAGTCACCTGTAGATCTATATTAACTATAGAGGTAGAGTCACCTGTAGATCTATATTAACTATAGAGGTAGAGTCACCTGTAGATCTATATTGACTATACTATAGAGGTAGAGTCACCTGTAGATCTATATTAACTATAGAGGTAGAGTCACCTGTAGATCTATATTGACTATACTATAGAGGTAGAGTCACCTGTAGATCTATATTGACTATACTATAGAAGTAGAGTCACCTGTAGATCTATATTGACTATAGAGGTAGAGTCACCTGTAGATCTATATTAACTATAGAGGTAGAGCCACCTGTAGATCTATATTGACTATACTATAGAGGTAGAGTCACCTGTAGATCTATATTAACTGTACTATAGAGGTAGAGTCACCTGTAGATCTATATTGACTATAGAGGTAGAGTCACCTGAAGATCTCTATGGTGCTCCAGAGGTAGAAGACGAAGAAGACCACTGCTTTGTTCTGCATCTCCTCCAGACTACCGAAGATCACAAACAGGATTACGTTCCTACCCACCACCTGGacaggtcaacaacaacaacaaaaaatcacagAAACACACTTCATTAAAGGGTTAATTCACCCTAAATACAAAATCACTTGTCCTCGCCCTGAATGCATCCTGGCCTCAACCTGAATGCATCCCGGCCTCAACCTGAATGCATCCCGGCCTCAACCTGAATGCATCCCGGCCTCAACCTGAATGCATCCCGGCCTCAACCTGAATGCATCCCGGCCTCAACCTGAATGCATCCCGGCCTCAACCTGAATGCACCCCGGCCTCAACCTGAATGCACCCCGGCCTCAACCTGAATGCACCCCGGCCTCAACCTGAATGCACCCCGGCCTCAACCTGAATGCACCCCGGCCTCAACCTGAATGCATCCCGGCCTCAACCTGAATGCACCCCGGCCTCAACCTGAATGCACCCCGGCCTCAACCTGAATGCATCCTGGCCTCAACCTGAATGCATCCCGGCCTCAACCTGAATGCATCCTGGCCTCAACCTGAATGCATCCTGGCCTCAACCTGAATGCATCCTGGCCTCAACCTGAATGCATCCCGGCCTCAACCTGAATGCATCCCGGCCTCAACCTGAATGCATCCCGGCCTCAACCTGAATGCATCCTGGCCTCAACCTGAATGCACCCCGGCCTCAACCTGAAAGCTGAGAATCTTTGCTTTGGGTTGGTTTACAAAACCATTGCCGCTAACTTTAGCTTTGACTAACCAAAAACAACTAAAAAGTCAATGTAACCTAAATTagcatgtgtttttttttattttaaacccAAGTCATTTTGAAAGTtatttttctgtgtgtttggaTTGAACCCTACCTGGATCATAGCAGGGAACACCCCTGTCTTGACCAGACCCACTAGAGGGTTCATGACCTCTGCTACGGCCATCATCTGACAGAAGTACATCATGTCAGCAATGGTGTGGAACGTGTCATAGAACGAGTCTgacaagagggagagaaagagaggtagaacacagttacacagtggagaggtagaacacagttacacagtggagaggtagaacacagttacacagtggagaggtagaacacagttacacagtggataggtagaacacagttacacagtggagaggtagaacacagtggagaggtagaacacagttacacagtggagaggtagaacacagttacacagtggagaggtagaacacagttacacagtggagaggtagaacacagttacacagtggagaggtagaacacagttacacagtggagaggtagaacacagttacacagtggagaggtagaacacagttacacagtggagaggtagaacacagttacacagtggagaggtagaacacagtggagaggtagaacacagtggagaggtagaacacagttacacagtggag
It contains:
- the LOC139412277 gene encoding very-long-chain (3R)-3-hydroxyacyl-CoA dehydratase-like, which encodes MQTLTPHVYWAQRHADIYLRVELSDAKDLEICVQNNTLQFKAQGHGAKGDHDYEFSLDFLEPVKPEVSHRSTQRLVNVTVRKQEQRWWDRLTLQERKPLFLAPDFDRWLDESDAEMELQAKEEEKINKVSIESRIRKDPYLGLKKGYLFMYNLVQFLGFSWIFVNMTVRLFILGQDSFYDTFHTIADMMYFCQMMAVAEVMNPLVGLVKTGVFPAMIQVVGRNVILFVIFGSLEEMQNKAVVFFVFYLWSTIEIFRYPFYMLACIDTDWKLLTWLRYSIWMPLYPLGVLAEAIAVIQSLPIFDETRLYSIPLPTVLGSSFSFSFTLKIYLALMFLGLFINFRHLFRQRRRRMRSRKRKNN